The following are encoded together in the Tatumella ptyseos genome:
- a CDS encoding ABC transporter substrate-binding protein, protein MKKLLIGCLLMCWGAVVEAAPQKVRVLLDWFVNPNHASLFAAQYSGAFARQGLDVELIAPADSASVPSLLAAGKADIGISYQPQLYTLVEKKVPVIRVGTLIDQPLNTLTTLSPTIHNLADFKGKTIGYAIPGFEDIAIKQMLTHAGVDPSTVTLVNLNMAATTALLTHRIDGAMTIYRNYELLSLQDKGVHPNVFLPEQSGIPAYDELILLAQQNQAKKQWVDAFLNALDQGTAWLKEHPQQAWQAFIQRYPEMNTPLNHQAWQATIPVFAKQSAAFSAERYQKMGDFLLQNHVISKVAPLSRYVQHVGEP, encoded by the coding sequence GTGAAAAAATTACTTATTGGTTGTTTGCTGATGTGTTGGGGGGCGGTGGTAGAGGCAGCACCCCAAAAAGTGCGGGTCCTTCTCGATTGGTTTGTGAACCCTAATCATGCGTCATTATTCGCCGCGCAGTATAGCGGGGCTTTTGCCCGACAGGGGTTGGATGTTGAATTAATCGCCCCGGCTGATTCGGCTTCTGTACCCTCACTATTAGCCGCTGGGAAAGCAGATATTGGCATCAGTTATCAGCCTCAACTTTACACTTTGGTAGAGAAAAAGGTACCGGTCATACGAGTCGGTACCTTAATTGATCAACCCTTAAATACCTTAACGACTTTATCGCCCACGATACATAACCTGGCCGACTTTAAAGGTAAAACCATTGGTTATGCGATCCCTGGTTTTGAGGATATTGCGATTAAGCAAATGCTGACCCACGCTGGTGTTGACCCGAGTACAGTCACTTTAGTGAATTTAAACATGGCAGCTACCACGGCGCTTCTCACCCACCGTATTGATGGCGCGATGACTATTTATCGTAATTATGAACTGTTAAGTTTGCAGGATAAGGGCGTTCACCCTAACGTTTTCCTTCCAGAGCAGTCGGGGATACCAGCCTACGATGAATTAATTTTATTGGCTCAGCAAAACCAGGCGAAAAAACAGTGGGTTGACGCTTTTCTGAATGCCTTGGACCAAGGAACGGCGTGGCTCAAAGAGCATCCGCAACAAGCGTGGCAAGCCTTTATTCAACGCTATCCGGAGATGAATACGCCTTTGAATCACCAAGCTTGGCAGGCCACTATTCCGGTATTTGCCAAACAAAGTGCAGCCTTTAGTGCTGAGCGTTATCAGAAAATGGGCGATTTTTTACTGCAGAATCATGTGATTAGTAAAGTTGCTCCCCTTTCGCGCTATGTGCAGCACGTTGGGGAGCCATAA
- a CDS encoding ABC transporter permease — MKSRLSNLFYFLGCVLAVWVFLTHQGIPDYLLPTPQQVAVALIQQPALLLSQTAITFSEMGLALLLGVGGGVVVAVAMTSHAWIRRLLYPLVMASQVIPVFTLAPLLVLWLGFGIGSKVVVAALILFFPVCLTLFDGLCRVPQQWLDLAITLQASPWRCFWQVRWPAALPFFFSGLQMAAVLAPIGVVLGEWVGASQGLGYLMMQSTARMETATSFAALLCLMLLAVILSGVVQGLRRYFLWPNS, encoded by the coding sequence ATGAAATCTCGTCTGAGTAACCTGTTCTATTTCTTAGGCTGTGTGCTTGCCGTCTGGGTCTTCTTGACGCATCAAGGAATACCCGACTATTTACTGCCGACACCGCAACAGGTCGCGGTAGCCTTAATTCAGCAGCCGGCACTATTACTGTCGCAAACGGCAATTACCTTTAGTGAGATGGGCTTAGCCCTACTATTGGGTGTTGGCGGCGGCGTCGTTGTCGCCGTAGCGATGACCAGTCATGCGTGGATTCGCCGGCTACTTTATCCGTTGGTGATGGCAAGCCAAGTCATACCGGTCTTTACCTTGGCACCGTTACTGGTGCTGTGGCTGGGGTTCGGTATTGGTTCTAAGGTCGTGGTTGCAGCGTTAATCCTCTTTTTTCCTGTTTGTTTGACCTTATTTGATGGCCTATGTCGTGTTCCGCAGCAGTGGCTTGACCTTGCGATCACATTACAAGCTTCGCCATGGCGCTGTTTTTGGCAAGTACGCTGGCCCGCGGCATTACCTTTCTTCTTTTCTGGCTTACAGATGGCAGCGGTCTTGGCGCCGATTGGCGTTGTGTTGGGGGAATGGGTAGGTGCCAGTCAAGGGCTAGGGTATCTCATGATGCAATCCACGGCCCGTATGGAGACGGCGACTAGTTTTGCGGCACTACTCTGCTTAATGCTCCTAGCGGTAATACTCTCCGGTGTCGTACAGGGGTTACGACGCTATTTTTTATGGCCTAATAGTTAA
- a CDS encoding ABC transporter ATP-binding protein has translation MLGFEEVSFSWSQQPLLHNFSLTFAEGKTTALLGASGIGKSTLLQLLAGLRSVQKGMIHADRSQIAWMGQQDQLYPWLSVMDNVLLPSTLTGQPVVRRHAEHLLEKVGLAHRLSAKPHQLSGGMRQRVALARTLYSDRPVILMDEPFAMLDAITKLRLQTLTGELLKGKTVIMVTHDPAEACRLAESILLLHCSPLQVKTLTPPVGDTPRPADDLRLLTAQAALITQLEAYEISSE, from the coding sequence ATGCTGGGTTTCGAAGAGGTGAGTTTCTCTTGGTCACAGCAGCCATTACTGCATAACTTCTCCCTGACCTTTGCTGAGGGAAAAACGACTGCCCTTTTAGGGGCGAGTGGGATTGGTAAAAGTACGCTTTTACAATTGTTAGCTGGCCTACGTTCGGTTCAGAAGGGAATGATCCACGCAGACCGCTCACAGATAGCGTGGATGGGGCAGCAAGATCAACTGTACCCTTGGCTCTCAGTCATGGATAACGTCTTACTGCCCTCAACGCTCACTGGTCAACCGGTCGTTCGCCGTCATGCCGAACATTTGCTTGAGAAAGTAGGACTGGCTCACCGTTTGTCGGCTAAGCCTCATCAGCTGTCGGGAGGGATGCGTCAACGAGTGGCCTTAGCCCGTACACTTTATAGTGATCGACCGGTTATCCTGATGGATGAGCCGTTTGCCATGCTAGATGCCATCACTAAGTTGCGATTGCAGACCTTAACTGGCGAGCTGTTAAAAGGCAAAACGGTGATTATGGTCACCCACGATCCGGCTGAGGCATGCCGCTTAGCGGAAAGCATTCTTTTACTCCATTGCTCACCTCTACAAGTAAAGACGCTGACTCCACCTGTTGGTGACACCCCTCGTCCTGCCGATGATCTGCGGCTTCTTACCGCACAAGCCGCGCTGATTACTCAATTGGAGGCTTATGAAATCTCGTCTGAGTAA
- a CDS encoding ThiF family adenylyltransferase translates to MQRYQRQMQLPEIGEQGQRRLQQAKVLVVGAGGLSATLLPQLVGAGIGQIRLYDADRVALHNLHRQTLFTQQDVGKAKALCAQAHLSQCNSEVLIEPEVTHITASIVREALRDIDIVVDAADNFATTYLLSDACLTHGLPLISASVLGTQGYVGGFCGGAPSYKALFPHLPATAGNCQTAGVMGPVVACIAAAQAQMVLSWVLQSTPSPLGLLVKYNFSDWQFNQFRFDSAEEPIEKTLHFIDRGQLLKTDLIVELRDRDEAPHSVTDSAVRVPLQSLHHWTAPSYQRLVLVCRTGLRSARAERLLRERGLKNIVLLAAGEP, encoded by the coding sequence ATGCAACGTTATCAACGACAAATGCAGCTACCGGAAATAGGTGAGCAAGGACAACGGCGACTGCAACAGGCTAAGGTACTGGTGGTGGGGGCGGGTGGTTTGAGTGCGACGTTGCTGCCCCAATTAGTTGGGGCAGGTATCGGCCAGATTCGACTGTATGATGCGGATCGTGTGGCCCTGCACAATCTACATCGGCAAACGCTATTCACTCAGCAAGATGTGGGTAAAGCTAAAGCGCTATGTGCCCAAGCACATCTAAGCCAATGCAATAGTGAGGTATTGATCGAACCTGAGGTCACCCATATTACGGCCAGTATAGTGCGCGAGGCACTACGGGATATCGATATCGTCGTCGATGCTGCCGATAATTTTGCCACCACTTATCTCCTTTCGGACGCCTGCTTGACCCACGGATTACCGTTAATCAGTGCTTCAGTTCTGGGTACTCAAGGCTATGTAGGAGGATTTTGTGGCGGAGCACCAAGTTACAAAGCCCTATTTCCACATTTACCCGCGACGGCAGGCAACTGCCAAACCGCTGGGGTAATGGGCCCCGTTGTCGCTTGTATCGCCGCGGCCCAAGCTCAGATGGTACTAAGTTGGGTGTTACAGAGCACGCCCTCTCCGTTAGGTTTGCTAGTTAAGTATAATTTTAGCGATTGGCAATTTAATCAATTTCGATTCGACTCCGCTGAGGAGCCGATCGAAAAAACACTGCATTTTATCGATCGCGGACAACTGTTAAAGACCGATCTGATCGTTGAGTTACGGGATCGTGATGAAGCACCGCATAGCGTGACGGACTCAGCGGTCCGCGTACCGTTACAATCGTTGCATCACTGGACGGCACCTTCCTATCAACGTTTAGTGCTGGTGTGCCGTACGGGGCTACGCTCGGCACGCGCCGAACGTCTTTTACGCGAGCGCGGACTAAAGAATATCGTACTGCTTGCGGCAGGAGAGCCCTAA
- a CDS encoding thiazole synthase encodes MFYGTSLTSRCLLGTAGYPSPAILSAAIEASGTEVITVSLRREGTGGQAFRELLSQHNRHILPNTAGCHSVKEAVTTAHMARELFNTPWIKLEVIGHADSLQPDPFALVEAANILCAEGFQVFPYTTEDRIVGEKLLAAGCQVLMPWGAPIGSGQGLNNLRGLQALRAAFPEIPMIIDAGIGAPSHATQAMELGFDGILLNTAVAKARDPVAMAQAFGQAISAGHTAYHAGLMAQREMAEPSTPLFGLANLI; translated from the coding sequence ATGTTTTATGGTACCTCGTTAACTTCACGTTGCTTATTGGGCACCGCGGGTTACCCCTCACCGGCTATTTTGAGTGCAGCCATTGAGGCGTCAGGCACTGAGGTGATTACGGTCAGTCTACGGCGTGAAGGGACTGGTGGGCAGGCGTTCCGCGAACTATTAAGTCAACACAACCGACATATTTTACCCAATACCGCGGGTTGCCACAGCGTAAAAGAGGCGGTGACGACGGCTCATATGGCTCGTGAACTCTTCAATACACCGTGGATCAAATTAGAAGTAATTGGGCATGCCGATAGCTTACAACCCGATCCTTTCGCCTTAGTTGAAGCTGCCAACATCTTATGTGCCGAGGGCTTTCAGGTCTTTCCCTACACCACCGAAGACCGCATTGTCGGTGAAAAGTTGTTAGCGGCAGGATGCCAAGTGCTGATGCCGTGGGGAGCCCCAATTGGATCGGGACAGGGACTGAATAATTTACGTGGATTGCAGGCGCTACGCGCTGCTTTTCCGGAAATCCCGATGATTATCGATGCTGGGATTGGTGCGCCCTCTCATGCAACGCAAGCGATGGAGCTAGGGTTCGACGGTATCTTACTCAATACTGCCGTGGCGAAAGCACGTGACCCAGTGGCGATGGCCCAAGCTTTTGGACAAGCCATTTCAGCGGGACATACCGCCTACCATGCGGGATTGATGGCGCAACGCGAGATGGCAGAGCCCTCTACGCCATTATTCGGTTTAGCGAATTTGATTTAG
- the thiS gene encoding sulfur carrier protein ThiS, translating to MQILLNGQPVVTEATELAGLLLEQQIDSTVVACAVDGQFVAKGGYTTFNLREGMRVEALSPMQGG from the coding sequence ATGCAAATCTTACTTAATGGTCAGCCTGTGGTGACCGAGGCAACTGAGTTAGCGGGCCTACTACTCGAACAGCAGATTGATAGTACGGTAGTCGCCTGCGCTGTCGATGGCCAGTTTGTTGCAAAAGGCGGTTATACCACGTTCAATCTTCGAGAGGGCATGCGTGTTGAAGCCCTCTCACCGATGCAGGGAGGGTGA
- a CDS encoding FAD-dependent oxidoreductase translates to MSRWSVLGRGVSGLCVAKLLVEQGEQVELIEQPDSPTASWYAGGMLAPYCEAESAPNEVVTLGQHSLAWWQQRVPDVQQRGTLVVAPARDQQELHVFASKTIHHQWVKPEELEAELGSRFDRGLFFAEEGHLNPRQALASLAQQLQEQGVVFHSSQPSGKIIDCRGIKARADLSSLRAVRGEMLRLRSDELDFSRPIRLLHPRFPCYLVPRGAGEFMLGATMVETDDNRGMSARAAMELLSAAYTLHPALAEAEIIETASGLRPAYPNNLPCFHYQDNRFYLNGMYRHGFLLAPMVAQQLVEQLAKEKSNANLT, encoded by the coding sequence ATGAGTCGCTGGAGTGTTCTTGGTCGCGGCGTAAGCGGACTCTGCGTAGCAAAACTATTAGTCGAACAGGGCGAACAGGTTGAACTGATCGAGCAGCCTGACTCTCCCACCGCATCATGGTATGCAGGGGGAATGTTAGCGCCTTATTGTGAAGCAGAGAGCGCCCCCAACGAGGTTGTCACGCTTGGGCAGCACTCGCTTGCCTGGTGGCAACAGCGCGTACCTGATGTACAACAGCGTGGAACCTTGGTGGTTGCCCCTGCTAGAGATCAGCAAGAACTTCACGTTTTTGCCAGTAAAACAATCCACCATCAGTGGGTGAAGCCAGAGGAGCTTGAAGCCGAACTTGGCTCACGCTTTGATCGCGGGCTTTTTTTTGCTGAAGAAGGGCACCTCAATCCTCGCCAAGCCTTAGCTTCCCTCGCCCAGCAGTTACAGGAGCAAGGCGTAGTATTTCATTCCTCTCAGCCCAGCGGCAAGATTATTGATTGTCGGGGAATTAAGGCTCGGGCAGATCTATCATCGCTGCGTGCGGTACGCGGTGAAATGCTGCGTTTGCGTAGTGATGAACTCGATTTTTCACGGCCCATCCGGTTATTACATCCTCGATTTCCTTGCTATCTGGTACCACGCGGTGCTGGAGAATTCATGCTGGGCGCGACGATGGTGGAGACTGACGATAATCGTGGTATGAGTGCGCGGGCGGCGATGGAGTTATTGAGTGCCGCTTATACCTTACATCCGGCACTGGCGGAGGCGGAAATTATCGAGACCGCCAGTGGCTTACGTCCGGCTTATCCCAACAATCTCCCCTGTTTTCACTATCAAGACAACCGTTTTTATTTGAACGGTATGTACCGCCACGGTTTTCTATTAGCCCCGATGGTCGCACAGCAACTTGTTGAACAGTTAGCGAAGGAAAAGAGCAATGCAAATCTTACTTAA